The Myxococcales bacterium genomic interval GCCGGTCATCGCGACGAGGCGGGGGAAAGGGCCAAGCGTGCGGCGAATGGTGCGGGCCACTTCGTAGCCATCGACGCGCGGCATGCCGACGTCCACGAACGCGATCTCGGGCTGAAACGTGGCGATGACGTCGATGCCTTCGTCCCCGTCGGAGGCCGCGCGGACGTCGTAGCCCCAGCTGGTGAGCAGGTCGACCAGGGTCTCGCGGATGTCCTCGTTGTCGTCCACCACGACCACCCTGCGGGGCCCGCCGTGGCCTCGGGGCCGCGACGGTGGCGGGGGCACGGGTGCGGCGGGGGCAGGGGCGTGGCAGCCCTCCTCGCTGACCCGCGGCAGGGTGATCGTGAAGGTGCTGCCCTTGCCTGCGCCGTCGCTCGCGGCCGTGACCTGCCCCCCGTGAAGCTCGACCAAACGGCGCACCAGAGTGAGGCCGAGTCCCAGCCCGCCGTGCACGCTCGTGCGCTTTTGCACGAAAATGTCGAACACCGAGGGAAGGAGGTCCGCGTCGATGCCGGAGCCGTTGTCTTCCACCACGACCGTGACCTGGTTGTCCTCGGCGCGCGCCGTGACCCGGATCTGTCCGGCGGGCCGCGTGTACTTGGCGGCATTGTGAAGGAGGTTGGCCACCACCTGTGTGAGGCGAACCGCATCGGCCCGGACGTAGACAGGCCTTGCGGGCACCTCCAGGATCAACGCCTGTTGACGTTCGGTGATCGCCGGGCGGACCGTGGCGATCGCTTGGTCAAGCACGCTCGCCACCTCGAGTGTCTCGGGTTCAAGTTCGATCTTGCCGCAGTTGATGCGCGAGACGTCCAACAGGTCGTCGACCAGCCGGCGCAGATGCCGGACCTGCCGGTTCATTGTCTCGAAGGCACGGGCTTCGGCGGAGCGGCTCTCCACCGTGCCGAGCAAGGTGGGGCGGATGAGCTCGAGCCCCGTCACGATCGGCGCGAGGGGGTTGCGCAATTCGTGCCCCAACATCGCGAGAAATTCGTCCTTGCGCTGGTCGGCCTGCGCCAGCTCCTCGCGCCGCTTGCGCATTGCCGCTTCGGCCCAGAGACGCTTTTCTTCTCCGAGGAGGCGTTCGTGCTCGCGCCGCTGGTGCTCACGGAGCTGTTCGGCCTGCACGCGGATCTCGTCGGCCCGCCGGCGCAGC includes:
- a CDS encoding response regulator encodes the protein MAARAPMNGTFRFPFVTLVTPPRRPRGVTGPQARLADGLSFASGSGTLRMYAPESPLLDVTRSAILLVDDNPNNLAAFEASLDGLAADFVRATSGQQALRSLLDRDFAVVVLDVLMPDLDGFETARLIRARSRTHHVPIIFVTAYSRDDRQVLEAYNMGAVDFLFKPITPDVLRAKVSVFIELRRRADEIRVQAEQLREHQRREHERLLGEEKRLWAEAAMRKRREELAQADQRKDEFLAMLGHELRNPLAPIVTGLELIRPTLLGTVESRSAEARAFETMNRQVRHLRRLVDDLLDVSRINCGKIELEPETLEVASVLDQAIATVRPAITERQQALILEVPARPVYVRADAVRLTQVVANLLHNAAKYTRPAGQIRVTARAEDNQVTVVVEDNGSGIDADLLPSVFDIFVQKRTSVHGGLGLGLTLVRRLVELHGGQVTAASDGAGKGSTFTITLPRVSEEGCHAPAPAAPVPPPPSRPRGHGGPRRVVVVDDNEDIRETLVDLLTSWGYDVRAASDGDEGIDVIATFQPEIAFVDVGMPRVDGYEVARTIRRTLGPFPRLVAMTGFGRQSDREAAHAAGFDGYLVKPIDLDDIATFLPSEDEVTLP